Proteins from a genomic interval of Acanthopagrus latus isolate v.2019 chromosome 7, fAcaLat1.1, whole genome shotgun sequence:
- the LOC119023516 gene encoding scavenger receptor cysteine-rich type 1 protein M130 isoform X1 — translation MMWFLLLLYIAHIEPVDLQGTNRLVLRSGGNPCEGYPEIYHNNEWGYVGDTYWDKSIGEVVCSSTQCGKLVSTKDVLTRQSKRFWIDEINCTGISGPLWKCEHPGFGATVYQQDKTKWIKCSDNIEIRLEGYKCAGAVSYTGTKDGYFCGDTWGKDEADVLCKRLGCGTSKEIPTRYWKIPAKFKESKKMVVNCSGITGLDNLWQCAQHEHEKCSNPAVVMCEAHEHLRIKGNQSNVCQGELQILKNGIWTKHTPVNIIEDVWCDQMSCGGHINYKADSGELKCSDKISVTLMSNSTKCYGEVHINKNGSYYPVCGTDWSKKDADVVCEELQCGKVISTEKRQGRGNNPTSIMDNVECSGNESSLWHCKAKRDNIQCSAKAFVVCAGSIEVRLEDGPGKCAGRVEIEYGGQWHRVTDDGWTSSNSDSVCRHLDCGAHRSTSAEKQSQNLDKFLGKAVQCPSSNSKISDCVGETSARPGKAVTVTCEEHKMVFLDKQCNGEVGIEKGENTFWLSGHNKTWTKEAADAVCRQMHCGEYASHDSNPRGGRSEGVWPKSYNCSSNATSLFECDEEAHTGHIQHDTIATVKCKGSITVNLTKACWGNVNICVGEKCGGVCSDTWTTEKSQMLCENLNCGSKVLDGFNPPTNDNVVTVKSVHTAKKILNLNQSNLVMYDKKDSTCKPAYVVCSGSVKAKINTTISKCSGNLELEYEGRWLPVCMAALNDSQTQNILCEQQQCGRSVKVLDLGVKEGALAIQQINCHGKKSLEECEITARETPCNLGGLRCSSWGKIEVKFNTSCSGYVYVYSETGKEAVSFEGWNVTEGQTLCRDLQCGNFISGQGKNTTETFWNRTFSCGLKNPENIWDCEKERKKEKEQQQQLYIECKGEPSVSLSHGCSGEVKIDNVSVCSDTAWKMEYSHLVCKELKCSNAYSFDIKQITGTGKDMQYQHVTCEDYHSKLGQCSRVKKKCNGGLVMVNCVNSIKFRFSDKPCGGVIEVETPKTREKVCLMEVPNNLKNKLCQSKNCGDHNSTFKLSTSKEETLNLMLKCNEDYNSLHHCVKNSNSKCSPAEIYCTKYEPIAAPRAEKPISVVSIILGVGLTLIVVILIVVFVRVCIVRRAKRSMYAASRTFEREEVEFESGDYEDVTGKASEMKALSQGKFGPNSDIIMESDGRSNTSLPYDDIDEAVEAQTSPAATAAASGDKFFHEAAVDQSTDGVTYEVDDPQESYDDIEASPEISQIKAEVHSSPQTTPESAGVAPSGLRDEDYLVPGQDGPY, via the exons ATGATGTggttcctccttctcctctacATAGCTCACATTGAGCCGGTGGACTTACAAG GTACTAACAGGCTGGTGTTAAGAAGCGGAGGCAACCCGTGTGAAGGCTACCCTGAGATCTACCATAACAACGAATGGGGCTATGTTGGAGATACATACTGGGACAAAAGCATTGGAGAGGTGGTGTGCAGCAGCACCCAGTGTGGGAAGCTCGTGTCAACAAAGGATGTCTTAACGCGCCAGAGTAAAAGATTCTGGATTGATGAAATTAATTGTACAGGAATCTCGGGTCCACTGTGGAAGTGTGAACATCCCGGTTTTGGTGCCACCGTTTACcaacaggacaaaacaaaatggattaAGTGTTCAG ATAATATCGAGATACGCCTGGAAGGATATAAGTGTGCCGGCGCAGTCAGCTACACTGGGACAAAAGATGGCTACTTTTGTGGGGACACATGGG GAAAAGATGAAGCCGATGTCTTGTGCAAAAGGCTCGGCTGTGGCACATCCAAGGAGATTCCTACACGGTACTGGAAGATTCCAGCAAAATTTAAAGAGTCAAAGAAGATGGTGGTCAACTGTTCAGGCATTACAGGTCTAGACAATCTGTGGCAGTGTGCACAACATGAACATGAGAAATGCTCAAACCCCGCTGTTGTCATGTGtgaag CTCATGAGCACCTGCGAATCAAAGGAAACCAATCAAATGTCTGTCAAGGGGAGCTGCAAATTCTGAAAAATGGTATATGGACGAAACATACACCAGTCAACATTATTGAGGATGTTTGGTGTGATCAAATGAGCTGTGGGGGACACATCAATTACAAGGCTGACAGTGGCGAATTGAAATGCTCAG ACAAAATTTCAGTCACTCTGATGAGCAATTCCACCAAGTGCTATGGGGAAGTTCATATTAATAAGAATGGTAGTTATTATCCTGTGTGTGGCACCGACTGGAGCAAAAAAGATGCTGATGTGGTTTGCGAGGAGCTACAGTGTGGCAAG GTTATTAGTACAGAGAAACGACAGGGAAGGGGCAACAACCCAACATCGATAATGGACAATGTGGAGTGCTCTGGCAATGAGTCCTCACTGTGGCACTGTAAAGCGAAGCGAGACAACATACAGTGTTCTGCCAAGGCCTTCGTAGTATGTGCAG GCAGTATTGAAGTGAGGTTGGAAGATGGTCCTGGAAAATGTGCTGGGAGGGTGGAGATCGAATACGGTGGCCAGTGGCATAGAGTCACTGATGATGGATGGACATCTAGCAATTCAGATTCTGTCTGCCGACATCTGGATTGTGGGGCACATCGATCTACcagtgctgaaaaacaaagcCAGAATTTAGATAAATTCCTGGGTAAAGCTGTACAGTGCCCATCAAGCAACTCAAAAATATCTGATTGCGTTGGGGAAACCTCAGCTCGCCCCGGCAAGGCAGTGACAGTAACCTGTGAAG AGCATAAAATGGTATTTCTGGATAAACAGTGTAATGGTGAGGTGGGGATAGAGAAAGGCGAAAACACCTTCTGGCTGTCTGGGCATAATAAGACGTGGACCAAAGAGGCTGCAGATGCAGTGTGTCGGCAGATGCACTGTGGGGAATATGCCTCACATGACTCCAACCCTAGAGGTGGTAGGAGTGAAGGAGTTTGGCCTAAATCTTACAACTGCTCATCCAACGCCACGTCTCTGTTTGAGTGTGACGAAGAAGCACACACTGGACACATCCAACATGACACGATAGCCACTGTGAAATGCAAAG GAAGCATCACAGTGAACCTGACCAAGGCTTGTTGGGGAAACGTCAACATTTGTGTGGGAGAGaagtgtggaggtgtgtgtagTGACACCTGGACTACAGAGAAGTCTCAAATGCTGTGTGAAAATTTGAACTGTGGGAGTAAAGTCCTTGATGGCTTCAACCCACCCACCAATGATAATGTGGTGACTGTCAAGAGTGTGCACACTGCAAAGAAAATCCTCAACCTGAATCAAAGTAACCTCGTCATGTATGACAAAAAAGACAGCACCTGTAAGCCCGCCTATGTTGTCTGCTCAG GTAGTGTTAAGGCCAAAATTAATACTACCATATCCAAATGCTCTGGAAATTTGGAACTGGAGTATGAGGGCAGATGGCTCCCTGTGTGCATGGCTGCTCTTAATGACagccaaacacaaaacatcctctgtgagcagcagcaaTGTGGTCGATCCGTCAAGGTGCTCGACTTGGGAGTGAAAGAAGGGGCTCTTGCCATTCAACAAATAAATTGCCACGGCAAGAAGTCATTGGAAGAGTGTGAGATCACTGCCAGGGAGACACCCTGCAATCTTGGTGGCCTCCGATGCTCCA GCTGGGGAAAGATAGAGGTGAAATTCAACACTTCCTGCAGTGgatatgtgtatgtgtactcGGAGACGGGAAAAGAAGCCGTCTCCTTTGAAGGCTGGAACGTGACCGAGGGCCAAACGCTTTGCAGGGATCTGCAATGTGGCAACTTCATATCAGGGCAAGGAAAAAATACAACGGAAACATTCTGGAATAGAACcttcagctgtggattaaaGAATCCAGAGAACATCTGGGActgtgaaaaagaaaggaaaaaagaaaaagaacagcaacagcagctctaTATTGAATGTAAAG GTGAGCCAAGTGTCAGCCTTTCACACGGCTGCAGTGGTGAGGTGAAGATAGATAACGTTAGTGTGTGCAGTGACACGGCATGGAAAATGGAGTATTCACACTTGGTCTGCAAGGAGCTGAAATGTAGCAATGCCTATTCCTTCGATATTAAACAAATCACTGGCACTGGCAAAGATATGCAGTACCAGCATGTCACATGTGAGGACTACCATAGCAAACTTGGTCAGTGCAGCAGAGTCAAGAAAAAGTGTAATGGAGGACTGGTCATGGTCAACTGTGTTA atagTATCAAGTTCAGATTTTCTGATAAACCTTGCGGAGGTGTGATTGAAGTCGAAACTCCGAAGACACGGGAAAAAGTGTGTCTCATGGAAGTTCCCAATAATTTAAAGAACAAGCTGTGTCAAAGTAAAAATTGTGGTGATCACAACAGTACCTTCAAACTGTCTACTTCCAAAGAG GAGACCTTGAACTTGATGCTGAAGTGCAACGAAGATTACAACAGCCTCCATCACTGTGTCAAGAACAGCAACAGCAAATGCTCACCAGCTGAGATCTACTGTACCA AGTATGAGCCGATCGCAGCCCCACGAGCTGAAAAGCCGATCTCTGTGGTGTCTATCATCCTGGGAGTGGGATTAACTCTGATTGTAGTGATACtgattgttgtgtttgtacGAGTCTGCATTGTCAGGAGAGCCAAGAGGTCCATGTATGCCGCAT CAAGAACATTTGAAAGAGAAGAAGTCGAGTTTGAAAGCGGTGACTACGAGGATGTCACAGGCAAAGCAAGTGAAATGAAGGCCTTAAGTCAAGGCA AGTTCGGACCAAATTCTGACATCATCATGGAGAGCGACGGCAGGAGCAATACATCTCTTCCTTATGATGATATCGATGAGGCGGTTGAGGCTCAAACCTCTCcggctgccactgctgctgcctcaggGGACAAATTCTTCCATGAGGCTGCCGTCGATCAAAGCACAG ATGGCGTGACCTATGAGGTGGACGACCCGCAGGAGAGTTACGATGACATTGAAGCCAGCCCTGAAATCTCTCAGATTAAAGCTGAAGTCCACAGCAGCCCCCAAACCACACCTGAAAGTGCTGGAGTGGCACCTTCGGGATTGAGGGACGAGGACTACTTGGTGCCGGGCCAAGATGG GCCTTACTGA
- the LOC119023516 gene encoding scavenger receptor cysteine-rich type 1 protein M130 isoform X2, protein MMWFLLLLYIAHIEPVDLQGTNRLVLRSGGNPCEGYPEIYHNNEWGYVGDTYWDKSIGEVVCSSTQCGKLVSTKDVLTRQSKRFWIDEINCTGISGPLWKCEHPGFGATVYQQDKTKWIKCSDNIEIRLEGYKCAGAVSYTGTKDGYFCGDTWGKDEADVLCKRLGCGTSKEIPTRYWKIPAKFKESKKMVVNCSGITGLDNLWQCAQHEHEKCSNPAVVMCEAHEHLRIKGNQSNVCQGELQILKNGIWTKHTPVNIIEDVWCDQMSCGGHINYKADSGELKCSDKISVTLMSNSTKCYGEVHINKNGSYYPVCGTDWSKKDADVVCEELQCGKVISTEKRQGRGNNPTSIMDNVECSGNESSLWHCKAKRDNIQCSAKAFVVCAGSIEVRLEDGPGKCAGRVEIEYGGQWHRVTDDGWTSSNSDSVCRHLDCGAHRSTSAEKQSQNLDKFLGKAVQCPSSNSKISDCVGETSARPGKAVTVTCEEHKMVFLDKQCNGEVGIEKGENTFWLSGHNKTWTKEAADAVCRQMHCGEYASHDSNPRGGRSEGVWPKSYNCSSNATSLFECDEEAHTGHIQHDTIATVKCKGSITVNLTKACWGNVNICVGEKCGGVCSDTWTTEKSQMLCENLNCGSKVLDGFNPPTNDNVVTVKSVHTAKKILNLNQSNLVMYDKKDSTCKPAYVVCSGSVKAKINTTISKCSGNLELEYEGRWLPVCMAALNDSQTQNILCEQQQCGRSVKVLDLGVKEGALAIQQINCHGKKSLEECEITARETPCNLGGLRCSSWGKIEVKFNTSCSGYVYVYSETGKEAVSFEGWNVTEGQTLCRDLQCGNFISGQGKNTTETFWNRTFSCGLKNPENIWDCEKERKKEKEQQQQLYIECKGEPSVSLSHGCSGEVKIDNVSVCSDTAWKMEYSHLVCKELKCSNAYSFDIKQITGTGKDMQYQHVTCEDYHSKLGQCSRVKKKCNGGLVMVNCVNSIKFRFSDKPCGGVIEVETPKTREKVCLMEVPNNLKNKLCQSKNCGDHNSTFKLSTSKEETLNLMLKCNEDYNSLHHCVKNSNSKCSPAEIYCTKYEPIAAPRAEKPISVVSIILGVGLTLIVVILIVVFVRVCIVRRAKRSMYAASRTFEREEVEFESGDYEDVTGKASEMKALSQGKFGPNSDIIMESDGRSNTSLPYDDIDEAVEAQTSPAATAAASGDKFFHEAAVDQSTDGVTYEVDDPQESYDDIEASPEISQIKAEVHSSPQTTPESAGVAPSGLRDEDYLVPGQDG, encoded by the exons ATGATGTggttcctccttctcctctacATAGCTCACATTGAGCCGGTGGACTTACAAG GTACTAACAGGCTGGTGTTAAGAAGCGGAGGCAACCCGTGTGAAGGCTACCCTGAGATCTACCATAACAACGAATGGGGCTATGTTGGAGATACATACTGGGACAAAAGCATTGGAGAGGTGGTGTGCAGCAGCACCCAGTGTGGGAAGCTCGTGTCAACAAAGGATGTCTTAACGCGCCAGAGTAAAAGATTCTGGATTGATGAAATTAATTGTACAGGAATCTCGGGTCCACTGTGGAAGTGTGAACATCCCGGTTTTGGTGCCACCGTTTACcaacaggacaaaacaaaatggattaAGTGTTCAG ATAATATCGAGATACGCCTGGAAGGATATAAGTGTGCCGGCGCAGTCAGCTACACTGGGACAAAAGATGGCTACTTTTGTGGGGACACATGGG GAAAAGATGAAGCCGATGTCTTGTGCAAAAGGCTCGGCTGTGGCACATCCAAGGAGATTCCTACACGGTACTGGAAGATTCCAGCAAAATTTAAAGAGTCAAAGAAGATGGTGGTCAACTGTTCAGGCATTACAGGTCTAGACAATCTGTGGCAGTGTGCACAACATGAACATGAGAAATGCTCAAACCCCGCTGTTGTCATGTGtgaag CTCATGAGCACCTGCGAATCAAAGGAAACCAATCAAATGTCTGTCAAGGGGAGCTGCAAATTCTGAAAAATGGTATATGGACGAAACATACACCAGTCAACATTATTGAGGATGTTTGGTGTGATCAAATGAGCTGTGGGGGACACATCAATTACAAGGCTGACAGTGGCGAATTGAAATGCTCAG ACAAAATTTCAGTCACTCTGATGAGCAATTCCACCAAGTGCTATGGGGAAGTTCATATTAATAAGAATGGTAGTTATTATCCTGTGTGTGGCACCGACTGGAGCAAAAAAGATGCTGATGTGGTTTGCGAGGAGCTACAGTGTGGCAAG GTTATTAGTACAGAGAAACGACAGGGAAGGGGCAACAACCCAACATCGATAATGGACAATGTGGAGTGCTCTGGCAATGAGTCCTCACTGTGGCACTGTAAAGCGAAGCGAGACAACATACAGTGTTCTGCCAAGGCCTTCGTAGTATGTGCAG GCAGTATTGAAGTGAGGTTGGAAGATGGTCCTGGAAAATGTGCTGGGAGGGTGGAGATCGAATACGGTGGCCAGTGGCATAGAGTCACTGATGATGGATGGACATCTAGCAATTCAGATTCTGTCTGCCGACATCTGGATTGTGGGGCACATCGATCTACcagtgctgaaaaacaaagcCAGAATTTAGATAAATTCCTGGGTAAAGCTGTACAGTGCCCATCAAGCAACTCAAAAATATCTGATTGCGTTGGGGAAACCTCAGCTCGCCCCGGCAAGGCAGTGACAGTAACCTGTGAAG AGCATAAAATGGTATTTCTGGATAAACAGTGTAATGGTGAGGTGGGGATAGAGAAAGGCGAAAACACCTTCTGGCTGTCTGGGCATAATAAGACGTGGACCAAAGAGGCTGCAGATGCAGTGTGTCGGCAGATGCACTGTGGGGAATATGCCTCACATGACTCCAACCCTAGAGGTGGTAGGAGTGAAGGAGTTTGGCCTAAATCTTACAACTGCTCATCCAACGCCACGTCTCTGTTTGAGTGTGACGAAGAAGCACACACTGGACACATCCAACATGACACGATAGCCACTGTGAAATGCAAAG GAAGCATCACAGTGAACCTGACCAAGGCTTGTTGGGGAAACGTCAACATTTGTGTGGGAGAGaagtgtggaggtgtgtgtagTGACACCTGGACTACAGAGAAGTCTCAAATGCTGTGTGAAAATTTGAACTGTGGGAGTAAAGTCCTTGATGGCTTCAACCCACCCACCAATGATAATGTGGTGACTGTCAAGAGTGTGCACACTGCAAAGAAAATCCTCAACCTGAATCAAAGTAACCTCGTCATGTATGACAAAAAAGACAGCACCTGTAAGCCCGCCTATGTTGTCTGCTCAG GTAGTGTTAAGGCCAAAATTAATACTACCATATCCAAATGCTCTGGAAATTTGGAACTGGAGTATGAGGGCAGATGGCTCCCTGTGTGCATGGCTGCTCTTAATGACagccaaacacaaaacatcctctgtgagcagcagcaaTGTGGTCGATCCGTCAAGGTGCTCGACTTGGGAGTGAAAGAAGGGGCTCTTGCCATTCAACAAATAAATTGCCACGGCAAGAAGTCATTGGAAGAGTGTGAGATCACTGCCAGGGAGACACCCTGCAATCTTGGTGGCCTCCGATGCTCCA GCTGGGGAAAGATAGAGGTGAAATTCAACACTTCCTGCAGTGgatatgtgtatgtgtactcGGAGACGGGAAAAGAAGCCGTCTCCTTTGAAGGCTGGAACGTGACCGAGGGCCAAACGCTTTGCAGGGATCTGCAATGTGGCAACTTCATATCAGGGCAAGGAAAAAATACAACGGAAACATTCTGGAATAGAACcttcagctgtggattaaaGAATCCAGAGAACATCTGGGActgtgaaaaagaaaggaaaaaagaaaaagaacagcaacagcagctctaTATTGAATGTAAAG GTGAGCCAAGTGTCAGCCTTTCACACGGCTGCAGTGGTGAGGTGAAGATAGATAACGTTAGTGTGTGCAGTGACACGGCATGGAAAATGGAGTATTCACACTTGGTCTGCAAGGAGCTGAAATGTAGCAATGCCTATTCCTTCGATATTAAACAAATCACTGGCACTGGCAAAGATATGCAGTACCAGCATGTCACATGTGAGGACTACCATAGCAAACTTGGTCAGTGCAGCAGAGTCAAGAAAAAGTGTAATGGAGGACTGGTCATGGTCAACTGTGTTA atagTATCAAGTTCAGATTTTCTGATAAACCTTGCGGAGGTGTGATTGAAGTCGAAACTCCGAAGACACGGGAAAAAGTGTGTCTCATGGAAGTTCCCAATAATTTAAAGAACAAGCTGTGTCAAAGTAAAAATTGTGGTGATCACAACAGTACCTTCAAACTGTCTACTTCCAAAGAG GAGACCTTGAACTTGATGCTGAAGTGCAACGAAGATTACAACAGCCTCCATCACTGTGTCAAGAACAGCAACAGCAAATGCTCACCAGCTGAGATCTACTGTACCA AGTATGAGCCGATCGCAGCCCCACGAGCTGAAAAGCCGATCTCTGTGGTGTCTATCATCCTGGGAGTGGGATTAACTCTGATTGTAGTGATACtgattgttgtgtttgtacGAGTCTGCATTGTCAGGAGAGCCAAGAGGTCCATGTATGCCGCAT CAAGAACATTTGAAAGAGAAGAAGTCGAGTTTGAAAGCGGTGACTACGAGGATGTCACAGGCAAAGCAAGTGAAATGAAGGCCTTAAGTCAAGGCA AGTTCGGACCAAATTCTGACATCATCATGGAGAGCGACGGCAGGAGCAATACATCTCTTCCTTATGATGATATCGATGAGGCGGTTGAGGCTCAAACCTCTCcggctgccactgctgctgcctcaggGGACAAATTCTTCCATGAGGCTGCCGTCGATCAAAGCACAG ATGGCGTGACCTATGAGGTGGACGACCCGCAGGAGAGTTACGATGACATTGAAGCCAGCCCTGAAATCTCTCAGATTAAAGCTGAAGTCCACAGCAGCCCCCAAACCACACCTGAAAGTGCTGGAGTGGCACCTTCGGGATTGAGGGACGAGGACTACTTGGTGCCGGGCCAAGATGGGTGA